The following proteins are encoded in a genomic region of Bacillus sp. FJAT-22090:
- a CDS encoding MarR family winged helix-turn-helix transcriptional regulator, with translation MNPLFHELFQKTRYLTNEINYTLKKHNLYASQWSVLFCIKKHGEMSLTQIWKYLNVEAPTITRTVYRLVELGWVDIYPGKDRREKIVKLSEKALLVFPEIKASIVEFEERTVSNLTPEEQILLIQLLQKMK, from the coding sequence ATGAATCCACTTTTTCATGAGCTTTTTCAAAAAACTCGTTATTTAACAAACGAGATAAATTATACATTAAAAAAACATAATTTATATGCATCGCAATGGTCTGTTCTTTTCTGCATTAAGAAGCATGGAGAAATGTCTTTAACTCAAATTTGGAAGTATTTAAATGTGGAAGCTCCTACGATTACTCGTACAGTTTATCGCTTAGTTGAGCTCGGATGGGTAGATATTTACCCTGGTAAAGATCGCAGGGAAAAAATCGTGAAATTGTCGGAAAAGGCCCTACTTGTTTTTCCGGAAATTAAAGCTTCAATTGTTGAATTTGAAGAGAGAACTGTCTCTAATCTCACGCCTGAAGAGCAAATTTTACTAATCCAGCTCCTACAAAAAATGAAATAA
- a CDS encoding MFS transporter, protein MKKKEPIWTKPFISLFTTNFSIFIIFYGLVSVLPLYATDVLSRSDEDAGLLMTIFLISAILVRPFSGKILDIVGKRKMLWTTLSLYLVCTALYYFIEPFEALLVLRFVQGIFFSIATTASGSMAADNIPISRRGAGLGYFTMSTNLAVVVGPLIALTLVQYFSYEFMFLALTALLVIGALTALMIPEDKKPAISLPKTKLTWNDLFEKKALPVALMASLIAFSYASVLSYLSIYSQGKGLLHLTSSFFAVFAIVMLVTRPFTGRIFDEKGPKYIIIPGILSFILGLVLLAYVDSPFLYLLSGAFVGLGYGAVVPSFQTLAIQSTKHERSGYATATFFTLFDTGLAIGSYILGIIATQLGYQNLYLFSTIFLIIALIVFIVRQKKTTV, encoded by the coding sequence TTGAAAAAGAAAGAACCCATATGGACAAAACCATTTATCAGTTTGTTCACAACAAACTTTTCTATCTTTATTATATTTTATGGTTTAGTTTCTGTGCTTCCTCTTTATGCAACAGATGTATTATCTCGTTCAGATGAAGATGCTGGTTTATTAATGACCATTTTTTTAATTTCTGCAATTTTAGTTAGACCTTTCTCTGGTAAAATTCTAGATATCGTCGGAAAGCGAAAAATGCTTTGGACAACGTTGTCTCTATATTTAGTATGTACAGCGCTTTACTATTTTATTGAACCATTTGAAGCATTATTAGTTTTACGATTTGTTCAAGGTATTTTCTTTAGTATCGCAACTACCGCAAGCGGATCGATGGCTGCAGATAATATTCCGATTTCAAGACGCGGTGCTGGACTAGGTTATTTTACAATGTCTACTAACTTAGCAGTAGTTGTTGGCCCATTGATTGCATTAACACTAGTTCAATATTTTTCTTATGAATTCATGTTTTTAGCCTTAACCGCTTTATTAGTAATTGGTGCACTTACTGCACTCATGATTCCAGAAGATAAGAAGCCTGCTATTTCGCTACCCAAAACGAAATTAACTTGGAATGATCTTTTTGAGAAAAAGGCTTTACCAGTAGCATTGATGGCTAGTTTAATTGCTTTTTCTTACGCTAGTGTGTTGTCTTATTTATCTATTTACTCACAAGGTAAAGGATTGCTCCATTTAACAAGCAGCTTTTTTGCCGTTTTTGCCATAGTAATGCTTGTAACAAGACCATTTACTGGACGAATTTTCGACGAGAAAGGACCTAAATATATTATTATTCCAGGTATACTTTCCTTTATCTTAGGGCTTGTTTTACTTGCTTATGTAGACTCTCCTTTTCTATACTTACTTTCAGGAGCATTTGTTGGCCTAGGATACGGAGCAGTAGTGCCAAGCTTCCAAACGCTTGCAATCCAATCGACGAAGCATGAGAGAAGCGGCTATGCAACTGCCACATTTTTTACACTCTTTGATACAGGCTTAGCGATCGGTTCCTATATACTTGGAATCATTGCAACCCAACTTGGTTATCAAAATTTATATTTATTTTCTACTATTTTTCTTATAATCGCTCTGATTGTATTTATAGTTAGACAGAAGAAAACGACCGTTTAG
- a CDS encoding superoxide dismutase family protein has product MKIQYIFYLMVVTIFMGGCNFSSADADLNESLQVSLLNTEGKEVGQATLSEHSKGVHILLKAEGLTPGTKAIHFHEKAICEKPEFTTAGAHVNPEHKEHGFQNPKGYHAGDLPNIEVDEDGKVELETVSPAVVLTAGKSNSLLDADGSSIIIHENADDYKTDPAGNSGARIVCGAISK; this is encoded by the coding sequence TTGAAAATACAATACATTTTTTATTTAATGGTAGTAACAATCTTCATGGGAGGATGTAACTTTTCCTCGGCAGATGCAGATTTAAACGAATCGTTACAAGTTTCATTATTGAACACAGAAGGAAAAGAAGTTGGACAAGCTACACTTTCTGAACATTCTAAAGGAGTACACATCCTGTTAAAAGCGGAAGGACTAACTCCGGGAACGAAGGCGATCCATTTTCATGAAAAGGCTATTTGTGAAAAGCCAGAGTTTACTACTGCAGGAGCGCATGTTAACCCAGAGCATAAAGAGCATGGCTTCCAAAATCCAAAAGGATATCATGCTGGGGATTTACCTAACATAGAAGTCGACGAAGATGGTAAAGTAGAGTTAGAAACAGTTTCACCCGCTGTTGTATTAACAGCTGGGAAAAGCAATTCACTGTTAGATGCGGATGGTAGTTCTATAATTATCCATGAAAATGCGGATGATTATAAAACCGATCCTGCTGGAAACTCAGGTGCTCGAATAGTGTGTGGTGCAATAAGTAAGTAA